The Gadus chalcogrammus isolate NIFS_2021 chromosome 14, NIFS_Gcha_1.0, whole genome shotgun sequence sequence taaacatgtttttataaCCCTAGACACAGTAAGACtttacattaaacatgttttaataacCCTAGACACAGTAAGACTTtatattaaacatgttttaataacCCTAGACACAGTAAGACTTtatattaaacatgttttaataacCCTAGACACAGTAAGACtttacattaaacatgttttaataacCCTAGACCCAGTAAGACTTTATATTAAACGAGTTTTTATAACCCTAGACACAGTAAGACtttacattaaacatgttttaataacCCTAGACCCAATAAGCCTTtatattaaacatgtttttataaCCCTAGCCTAACTTTTATAACCTGAGCCTAACTCTAGTCCCAGTAAGCCTTTAATAACCCTAGTCCCAGTCAGCCTTCACATTAAAACTATTTTAATAACAATAGTTCCAAGAAACCTGCACATGAAAACCTATTTTATTATCCCTAGTCCCAGTAAGCCTTCACATCATAACAATTTGAACAACCCTAGTCCCATTATCCTATACATTGCCATTAAGACGTATTTTACTAACCCCATATGATACTCCCAGTTAGCCTTTATATAAAAAGTAAACCTATTCTATAAATGCTAACCCTACTGGGTGTAAGTTTAGGGTTTATACAATAGGTctgaaattaaatatattttttacttattCTAACCCCAGTCCCAGTAAGCCtttacattaaacatgttttaataacCCTAGACCCAGTAAGACTTtatattaaacatgtttttataaCACTAGACACAGTAAGCCtttacattaaacatgttttaataacCCTAGACCCAGTAAGACTTtatattaaacatgtttttataaCCCTAGACACAGTAAGACtttacattaaacatgttttaataacCCTAGACACAGTAAGACTTtatattaaacatgttttaataacCCTAGACACAGTAAGACTTtatattaaacatgttttaataacCCTAGACACAGTAAGACtttacattaaacatgttttaataacCCTAGACCCAGTAAGACTTTATATTAAACGAGTTTTTATAACCCTAGACACAGTAAGACtttacattaaacatgttttaataacCCTAGACCCAATAAGCCTTtatattaaacatgtttttataaCCCGAGACACAGTAAGCCTTtatattaaacatgtttttataaCCCTAGACACAGTAAGCCTTtatattaaacatgtttttataaCCCTAGACACAGTAAGCCCTTTATATTAAACATGTTTTGATAACCCCTCCCAGTAAGCCTTTATATTAAACACGTTTAATAACCCTAGACCCAGTAAGCCTTTACATTGACCTTTTTTACCAACCCAAGTCCAAGTAAGCCTTTACATTTAAACCTATTTTATAGTCCTAGTCAGCCTTAACATTAAAACCCATTTTTATCAACCCTGACCCCAGTCCCAGTCATCCTTTACGTGAAAACTATTTTAATAACCCTAGTACCAGTAAACCAATTTTACAAGAAACCCTTTTTTACTAACCCTATAGTCCCAGGAATCTTATAAATTAAATTTTGGATTAACCCTAGTCCCAGACAGTAAGCCTTTAAATTAACCTTTTTTTACCAACCCTAGTCTGAGTAAGCTTCTACAGGAAAACCAATTTCACCGACCCTAGTCCCAGTAAGCCTTTACAACCAATTTTATAGTCCTAGTCAGCCTTAACATAAAACCCATTTTTATCAACCCTGACCTTAGTCCCAGTCATCCTTTACGTGAAAACTATtttaataaccctaaccctagtcccGGTAAGCCTTTAATAACCCTAGTCCCAGTCAGCCTTTACATTAAAACTATTTTAATAACCATAGTCCCAGTGGCGGAcacagggtgggggggtaggCAAGGGGGGGGCAATCGCCCCCCCCTCGTgcctccatggttgaaaaagtgcccTCTAGAGAGGTGAagatgagagaaagtgccttattggctgccctttacatgtgaaaaaaatgaatgggtgccctctggtgccccttcatacaataaattatgacgATGTGCCCTCTAGAGAAACGTATTTTTTACTAACCCCACAGTCTCAGTAAGCATTTCGATCACAAATATTTTAACACTTAGCCTTTATAATAAAACCTATTGTATAAACCCTAACCCGGTTTACAGTTAGGGTTTATACAATAGGTTTGAAATTAAATATCTTTttacttaccctaaccctagtcccaggaaaaccctaaccctaaccctagtcccAGGAAAACCTTGACATGACCAATATTGTAGTAACCCTAGTCCCAGTAAGCCtttacattaaacatgttttaataacCCTAGACCCAGTAAGACTTTTTATTATACATGTTTTAATAACCCTATAGTCCCAGTAAGCCATTACATTAAACCATATTTTACTAACACTAGTACATATTTAAACCTATCATAAACCTTTTTATCAACCCTAGTCCCAGTAGGCCTTTCAAATACACTTTTTATTAACCCTAGTCCCAGTATGCATTTAAATTAACCTTTTTACTAACCCTAGTCCCAGTAGCCATTTTATAAAACCCTGACCCTAGACCCAATAAGCCTTCACATGAATACTATTGTAATGACCCTAGTCCTAGTCATCCTTTActtgaaaaatatttttataaacCTTATTCCCAGTCATCCTTTACATGAAAAATATTTTATAAACCCTTGTCCATGTCATCCTTTACAATAAAACCGATTTTATCAACCCTAGTCACAGTCAGCCTTTACAAGAAACCCCAAGTCCAAGTAAACCTTTACATGAACGGGTACATTTTGAGCGTGGTTCGTCTTCAGAAGGAATGCACTTTTCGTTTGATATATTTTACATAacgttaaataaaaaataatacagtTCTCTATTGGTCCTTGTAGCTGTCTTTCAGGCAAGATTGCGTCATTCTGCCGTGTGCttctctctgattggctcaccGTGGATATTGCCCTACATGGTGAAGGAGATTTCGCAATCGCACCGAACACACCTCTCTGTTCCAAACAACAACACGGCGAGTTCAAGTCCCAGACCGAATAGAGGAATCTGAATCAAATTTAAATCGGATTGGACAGTCAGACTGAAACACTCCGCCACTAGACGGTAAGCTTCAGATAAAAACTATGAATGGTCATACTAAGCGAGACAGTAATAGACTGTTAGGAATGCGCGCTGAGTGGGATGCTAGCAGCTAGCTGCTAGCTGGGGACTCTTAACGTTAGTCCCTCAAGGTTCATCTGATGTAACCTCGTCAGGCTATACAGACGTTTATATGTGTTCACTAACGTTAAATGTCTACAAGATCAGGCTGTTGGAGACGAGGAGGGTTAGACGTAAAACGAGGAGCACGTCATACGGGCGAAAAGTTAGTTTTACTTTCGAGCGATCTCATCTTAAATGTCCAACACAATAAGTTATTTAATAAGTTAGCTAATAAGCTGTTGTCCAGGCTACCATCGTGCCGCAGTGTTATTATTCTGTAAAATAAGGTGACAATAAGATCGCGCTAATAGACTTCGGAGTTTCCCTCTTCCACACAAAGCAGAGCTGCGATGATGCAATCCTCATGCAACAGGGAGAAGCACATGCGCACAGCTGACAGGCAACATAGTAACCCGTGGACCAATCAGAAAGGCGGGCTTAATTACCACCACGGCGCAATGCCTCCCTTAATTAACATTCCTCGCGAGATAACAGGCGAGATCAAATTAGAATACGGTGTAATTTTTTTTCACCGGGGCTAATAGGTAAACATCATGGTATCATTGAGCAGTGTGGTTCTTGAAGGAATATAAGGGACAatagttttttgttgttttagccATAGCTATTACTTGCAGCAACAGAGCTTGATGTTTCTATGGTAACGATAACCAAcatctctcttttctccttttCCATCACATGTAGACAGCCTCACCCGGCCCCCTCGTCACCCATCAACCAGTGCTAGTGGTTTTGTATCACCAGCGCCAGAAGGTGGTGGATCCACACGAGCAGACCTCCCCATCAGAACCCCCCTACAACGCAACCTAACGGCGTGAGCGTCATCCAGAGCCAGGCACGCCGCGCCCCACCGGCTTCGCCCCTTGCCTCAGCCCCCCGGCGACCACGAccacagcagcggcagcaggcgCCCCCGCCGGACCCAGCCCCTCGCTCCGCAGCAGGGGGCACAGCCACGCCCACCGGCAGGATGAAGAAGCCCTCGGCGGAGAAGGACAGCGACGAGTACCGGCAACGGCGCGAGCGCAACAACCTGGCGGTGAAGAAGAGTCGCATGCGCAGCAAGCAGAAGGCGCAGGACACGCAGCAGCGCGTCAAcgagctgaaggaggagaacgagcGTCTGGAGGCCAAGATCAAGCTGCTGAGCAAGGAGCTGAGCGTGCTCAAGGACCTCTTCCTGGAGCACGCCCACAACCTGGCCGACAACGTGCAGCCGGCGGGCGCGGCGCCCGCCGGGGCCAGCCCCGCCAACGGCGACGCTAACAACCACAGCCAGTGAAGCGCCGCTACGTGACGATTGGtccgttttttttattatggagggaaggggggagtaACCGCTGTGAACATGGAACcgccttttttttgtgttcgCCGTTGTATGGATGGAactattttatatacatttgaTCAACTCTTGATAAGTGAATAAGTTACTGGCTGAAACTCGACAAGCTTTGGTTAgttgattatatattttttccttaGTACACTTCacgcctcttcctcttcctccacggTTGGACAGTTCTGGAAGAGACTCTGAACTCTGTCACACCAAGTGGACTCACTGAGAAGAGACactctctcctgtgtgtgtgtgtgtgtgtgtgtgtgtgtgtgtgtgtgtgtgtgtgtgtgtgtgtgtgtgtgtgtgtgtgtgtgtgtgtgtgtgtgtgtgtgtgtgtgtgtgtgtgtgtgtgtgtgtgtgtggggtcctaCTTGCTGCTGGTCAATAATCGGCAAACATAAAAAAAGCATGTCTGTTAGAGGAAGGTAGGCGGGGGCAGCCAGATGCACTGCTGGCCGAGCGGACTCTGCACACTTGCctatccagcacacacacacacacacactctggctgtctctctctttcgcacACAAACTTCAGGATCTTGGCACTGCAGTTTTTTCTATATTTAAATTTTCTACTGCTTTTACTCAACAGAACCGCATGTTGGTTAtttgcatggggggggggatattttaaTGTTCAGAAGAGAATTGATAACCTGTAAGGTTGTAAACAGCAACGTCTTGATATTATTCTGACGCAGCTTTGCAGACACCATTTTTCCACAGATCTGATGGTTGGCGTAAATGTTGCTGGGCGGCATTTCTCAGTGGTGGCCTGGTTTTTTTATAAGTGTCTTGGGAATAtgtattgtaaaataaaaatgtaattataaaTGTTGACCTGTCTGTTGACTCTTCATTCAAGATGTTCATAATTCCattcatatataaatacacagtgtgaataaacacattgtgtgtgtgtgtatatgttatATGTAATAAATATGTATCACATATGCTATATgtgtaatatatatacaaatatatgtaaTACAACATAGTATACAATATGTGATACATACTAAATGTAATAGTTTAGATAGAATATGTAGTATATTACCAGTATaacaatatatacaatatagtATATGcgtataataattataacataaTATATCTGAGACAAAGACattgggtaacactttataataaggtgccataataaatagcaaactagtcattacctaacccttagggttgtgtgttagggttagggtcgtgtgttagggttagggccgtgtgttatggttagggttagggctgtgtgttagggttagggttagggttatgcaaacaactaatatttaattactGATGAAgaaactattaacttgtgccaaatagatattttagtaacaattgacaaatattaacaaaggatTAGGTAATGagtagtttgctatttattatggcaccttattataaagtgttaccagaCATTGCTACATGGCAGCATCCTAGGTCGCATACTGGGCtcctcagaccaggaagtggtggtgttggaaAACTGGTTTAATTAAAAGTTTGTTGAGAATGATCCATGACCTGGCGCTCCTTGTTGCCATGCAGGAAAGGAGATCCCTCCAGAGGTCTGTggcgatggctggtttaacctgtgaccattgattgctcaatgtgcaaaagctgtgcagcctcccccagccccaggggCCAATAGCCTGACTTGGGCTGGGGAGGCTGCTTAAACCCGCCATCATCAACTCCacaatatctatataatatagtataatatattatagagttgatatatatagtatagtaataataaatataatatactatattatacatatacaagcctatatataatatagtatataatacatTGCATATACTAAATACAGATTTGTAATAATCAACCTAATGCATGTTATAATTAATGTTATAATGCACCTAATGCATGTCAAAATCAATGTTATCATGAAGCTAATGCATGTTACTTGAGAATTGTTTTCGACCCTTTTCCGACGAATCAATACGAATTCCAGCGCTACACTTAGAAGAGACATTGATGTGGTTTCAATAAAATCATGATAAATCAATCTCCCATAGAGGAGATAAGAGCGATCAATTGTAATGACATGTTTATAATAACAATagttataataacaatattattcatAACGTTTCCCAACACTGTATGTTAAGTACAGTGAAATGAGGTGGGATAAAAGCACAGTGTAATGAAAAATACAACAATGTTTATCGTAACCTTTTATTATACCATATGTTAAGTACAGTGCCATGTAACGTTAAGACAACAATGGTTACAAGGTTTCATTACACTGCATGTCAAGCAAAGTGACAtgacatataatatataacctGCTATGATAATACTATGAAGTGTTGGGTGAAGTGTTCAGCCTTGCAGTGGTATCTGGGAAAGGGTTGAAGTCGGGTCCATCAGCGATCACGCACTAAATCTATTTATAAACCTGCTCTCTTGCTGTTGGTTTGCCTTGTTTGACAACTGGCCTGTCTGCCTAATGAGAACTGCTGTGCCTACCTGTGTGTCTGGCTGCAGCCTGCCTGTCTTTTTCcaaacctgtctgtctctctgtctacgtGTTAGACTGCCTCCCAGTCTGACCCCCTgctatacctgtctgtctgccataCCATGCGTGCCTGTACTTGTTTGTCGTCTACCATCTCTGTTTGCCTATCTGACTGTCTACCCTTCCGTCTGAGTGCCTGCATGAATACCTACccgtctgtcagtcagtctgtccacCTGTTTGACCACCAAcacgtctgtccgtccgtctgtctgcctacctgtctgtctgacctgacAGCCAGAGGAGAGCCGGGTCACTCAACCAGTCCGAGGGCTTCAATCTATTTTTAAACGGCGCAATGTCTCTCAGATGAATCATTAGACAACAGGCTGTTTAAGTTCTGTTCAAACACGTCTCAGCAGGTGGGGCTCGGACGTGACTCAGCTCCCACCGCCACATGGCAAACACTCATTACCCGGTATGACCgccctgcctctccctccctctccctcctccatgtgGTCTGATAAGCAGGGATGAGCCCTAGACGTATCAGGCGCTCCAGGGAGACCCTCCCATCACAGAGTCCACGCTGGCCACAGTCGGCGGGCGGCTGCACGAATAcactggcagagagacacacccagagacagacgaacccagagacagacagacccatagacagacacacccagagacagacggacccagagacagacatacacagagacagactgaccGATAGACCAGGAAACAGACATACCTatggacacagacagacctTTGAAGACATTGCTGGGAGTGAATGACTATCTGCTAATAAGCCGGCTAGGAGGAGGGGTTTAGGTGTGCTGCTAGGGGGAGGGGCGTAGGCCTAGGAGGCTAGGTAACAGTCGTACCTGGAGGCATGCTGCCAGGTATCCATGTCACAGCATACCTGTAGGAGTGCTGCTGGGGCTCCATGTCACAGCATACCTGTAGGAGTGCTGCTGGGACTCCATGTCACAGCATACCTGTAGGCGTTCTGCTAGGAGTGTAACAGTATACCTGTAGGCCTGCTGCTAGGAGGCCTACGGGTAAAAGCCGTACTAGTGTAAACAGAACAGGCCCAAGCTAAACACTCTCACACTACAGCAAACACACCCTATCGCAATAACTAACCAGCACTCAGGCCAGGCTAGCTCAAAGTTCACCCATTGGAGGGACAGTAAGTGACCAGCACTcaggccttgtgtgtgtgtgtgtgtgtgtgtgtgtgtgtgtgtgtgtgtgtgtgtgtgtgtgtgtgtgtgtgtgtgtgtgtgtgtgtgtgtgtgtgtgtgtgtgtgtgtgtgtgtgtgggtgggtgggtgggtgggtgtaggtgtgtaggtgtgtgtgtgtgggtgggtgggtggatgggtgggtgggtgtaggtgtgtgtgtgtgtgtgtgtgtgtgtgtgtgtgtgtgtgtgtgtgtgtgtccaaacaaGAAAAGGAAGCCAACAGCCAAGTGGAGCTTCACACATGTGGAGCCACAGACAGGTGGAGTGAGAAATCTTGGGCTGTTCCTGGGGAACCATTCAGGGTGTATGCTGGGTGGATGATTGACAGGAGGACATCATTATCACAGCATACCTGTAGGAGTGCTGCTGGGAGTTCATGTCACAGCATACCTGTAGGCGTTCTGCTAGGAGTCTATGTAACAGTATACCTGTAGGCCTGCTGCTAGAAGGCCTATGGGTAAAAGCTGTACTAGTGTAAACAGATCAGGCCCAAGCTAAACACTCTCACACTACAGCAAACACACCCTATCGCAATAACTAACCAGCACTCAGGCCAGGCTAGCTCAAAGTTCCCCCATTGGAGGGACAGTAAGTGACCAGCACTCAGgccgtgtgcgcgtgtgtgtgtgtgtgtgtgtgtgtgtgtgtgtgtgtgtgtgtgtgtgtgtgtgtgtgtgtgtgtgtgtgtgtgtgtgtgtgtgtgtgtgtgtgtgtgtgtgtgtgtgtgtgtgtttaggtgtgggagtgtgtcagtgtgtcagtgtgtaggtgtgtgtgtgtgtgtgtgtgtgtgtgtgtgtgtgtgtgtgtgtgtgtgtgtgtgtgtgtgtgtgtgtgtgtgtgtgtgtgtgtgtgtgtgtgtgtgtgtgtgtgtgagagttgtgCTGGTACTGTCTGCCGTGACAGAGAGTTGTGACGGTTCTGTCTGTCGTGACATAGAGTTGTGATGGTTCTGTCTGTCGTGACAGAGGGTTGTGACGGTTCTGTCTGTCGTGACAGAGGGTTGTGACGGTTCTGTCTGTCGTGACAGAGGGTTGTGACGGTTCTGTCTGTCGTGACAGAGAGTTGTGACGGTTCTGTCTGTCAGGCCAGAAagctagagacagacagatgttatATAATACTATACAgcaacagaccaacacacactttGACCCTAACACACAAACTCTATACAgctcaacatgcacacacatacacactaaccataacacacaaactatacacagcttaacacacgcacacacgcacgcgtgcgcgcacacacacacgcacacacacacacacacacacacacacacacacacacacacacacacacacacacacacacacacacacacacacacacacacacacacacacacacacacacacgctccactCCTCCCCTGATCTATCCCCAGAGAAGCTTCGCGCCGGGTCCTTTGCCGCTAGCACGTCCTTTGCCGCTAGCACGCGTcaaccaaaaatatatataacatcaTGAACAATTGTGCAATGTCTTTACAAGTTTAGACAAGAGACCTGAGTTATGGTGAGAGAGTTTTGGTAAGAGAGATATGGTGAGAGAGTTTTGGTAAGGGAGTCAGGGTAAGAGATCTTGTGAGAGGGTTTTGGTAAGAGAGATAAGGTAAGAGAGATATTGTGAGAGTTTTGGTAAGAAAGATAAAGTAAGAGAGATATTTTGAGAGTTTTGCTAACAGAGATATGGTGAGAGAGTTTTGGTAAGACAGATATGATGAGACCTACTGTAAGAGATATTATGAGCGAGATATGGGAAGAGAGTAATGGTAAGATAAATATGATAAGAAAGTTATGGCGGGAGAGATATGGTGAGAGAGTCATGGTCAGAGAGTAATGTTAAGAGAAATAGGTTTCAACAGATTGTCTGAAATGAGGTTAAGGTTCATGCTGATGTCATTGATTCAAAAATGTCTCCCCCACGCAGTCAGACCTCCTGAAATCTGCAAGCAATGGAGACCTGAAGATCAACAAGTTATCGCTCGTGTCTCAAGGAGTTTAGTTCCAGGtgtcagggagaggaggagaggagaggaagagagaaagagaggaaaggaacTGAAGTCTAGTTGTCTCTACCTCCTCAAAttgcccctcacacacacacttacacaaactgGCTACGAGGGTTCTGACCTTTAACCCTGGAGAGGGTTAATCTAGAAGAGTTGAGCTAATGAGTAACATCTCAGAGGCCatgaaggtcaaaggtcaagttGAGTGGTCGTACTAATATGAACAaaaatctctctcacacacacacacacacacacacacacacacacacacacacacacacacacacacacacacacacacacacacacacacacacacacacacacacacacacacacacacacacacacacacacacactttcttcgACTTTCAACTCCCAAGGATCAGCTGTTAATTAGGGTTAGTGAAGGTAAGGTTAGGTTAGTTAAGGTTAGCCATAGTGAATAATCTAGTTCTTGCTCAATTACGTAACGACCACGTTTCTAGGCTCCACAACTCCAACCTTGCTGAAGATTGATATCAACAGCCCATGATTTGGTGAGTTGGAGCCTGATGAAGAATAATTGATTTTGGGACACTCTTCTTGACAgaaatgtattgtatttaattttagagcatgatcatgggaagatacaggcagcaaTTTACCGGGCATATATTCAATGAGACAATTTCCccttttccaccgacagtaccagctcaactcgccACGACTTAGCATGGCAGGACTTGGTTAGGTTCCAGGCACGTCGTGTTTCCATCTAGAAAGTACCTCTTCAACGGTGACGGGTCGTCATAGCACAGCATAGCATAGTACAATAACATGCCTGTACACCAACTTTCTAGATCACTAACACACTAGTATCTTTATATTCTAGATACGCTAACATGCTAGTAAACTTACATGCTAGGCAACCTAACATGCTAGTATACTCTGACCTGCTAGAACACTAACAGTCTAGTCCCTTAACATACTAGGTACGCTACATGCTAGGTACTCTTACCTGCTAGATCACTAAGAAAATGGTACCTTAACATTCCAGATATGCTAACATGCTAGGTAAACTCACATGCTAGTACACTCAAGTGTTAGAACATGAACATGCTCGTACACTAACCAACTAAATAGACACCCAACTTCACACATAAAGGTACCAGCTGGGTTTCAACCCAACGCCttttggctgaatctttgaatCGCCTGACTACAGACAGATTGAGTACATCTCCTAATAAATAATATCAAACATCATAAAGTTATTGGCAGCCCTTCTGGCTCTCATTGTGTCCATGTTCTACCGCTCAGGTACACCAAGCAGGttcaaacaaaccaaagaaTTCTTCTTGAGCTATTGTATTTGCAAGCTCTTGGGACTGAACAGCGAACAGAACACATAAAACACAGCATGCAAGGCCGGCGTGTGGACTCCTGTATTCTCGCTCCCTCGTTTACGTGTGGAACATGAACTGTTTTCatgcttaaaataaaaaatgaataaataatcgACTTGCTACAACTGTGCCACTTGCCCCTGTGGTAGTTATCGTACAGTGATTGTGATTAGTGATGATTGTACATTGTGTGATAATCATCGATGGTGTTATATTGGTAGGATGTGCGTTGGTCATCCTACAATTGcacattgttttattgttatcgTATGGTAAGATCACGGTGTGTGTTCGTTATAGTGGGTGGTGCGTACATATAGTAGTTATCCTACTTTCGCATCGTCGCATATTGTGTGATAATGATacattttctgtatttattttctatgtatGTCTTTACTATTTTAGTAAAGACATACAGTCATAATTATAACTAACTGTATCATAGTGTCTTGCTACTGCCTGGGGGGGAGTGAACCCAAATACATGAAACAGAATCCAGAATCCATGGTGTTGTAAATCACCAAAAGGTTATACTAAAGGGAACTATCCCAATATCCTGCCATTCAAAA is a genomic window containing:
- the cebpg gene encoding CCAAT/enhancer-binding protein gamma, with translation MFLCARRWWIHTSRPPHQNPPTTQPNGVSVIQSQARRAPPASPLASAPRRPRPQQRQQAPPPDPAPRSAAGGTATPTGRMKKPSAEKDSDEYRQRRERNNLAVKKSRMRSKQKAQDTQQRVNELKEENERLEAKIKLLSKELSVLKDLFLEHAHNLADNVQPAGAAPAGASPANGDANNHSQ